From one Callithrix jacchus isolate 240 chromosome 2, calJac240_pri, whole genome shotgun sequence genomic stretch:
- the MFAP3 gene encoding microfibril-associated glycoprotein 3 isoform X1: protein MKLHFCLFTLVASIIVPAAFVLEDVDFNQMVSLEANHSSYNASFPSSFELSASSHSDDDVIIAKEGTSVSIECLLTASHYEDVHWHNSKGEQLDGRGRGGKWLVSDNFLNITNVAFDDRGLYTCFVTSPIRASYSVTLRVIFTSGDMSVYYMIVCLIAFTITLILNVTRLCMMSSHLRKTEKAINEFFRTEGAEKLQKAFEIAKRIPIITSAKTLELAKVTQFKTMEFARYIEELARSVPLPPLILNCRAFVEEMFEAVRVDDPDDLGERIKERPALNAQGGIYVINPEIGRSNSPGGDSDDGSLNEQGQEIAVQVSVHLQSETKSIDTESQGSSHFSPPDDIGSAESN from the exons atgaAGCTACATTTTTGCTTATTCACTTTAGTGGCAAGCATTATTGTGCCAGCTGCTTTCGTTTTGGAAGATGTGGACTTTAACCAAATGGTTTCACTGGAAGCAAATCATAGTTCTTACAATGCATCCTTTCCCTCAAGCTTTGAACTCTCAGCAAGTTCACACTCAGATGATGATGTCATCATAGCCAAAGAGGGAACTAGTGTTTCAATTGAGTGTCTTCTCACGGCCAGTCACTATGAAGATGTTCATTGGCACAATTCAAAAGGAGAGCAACTGGATGGCCGAGGCAGAG GTGGAAAGTGGTTGGTTTCTGATAACTTCCTAAACATCACCAATGTAGCCTTTGATGACCGTGGGCTCTATACCTGTTTCGTCACCTCTCCAATTCGTGCCTCCTACTCTGTCACCCTACGTGTTATCTTCACCTCGGGAGACATGAGTGTCTATTACATGATTGTTTGCCTGATTGCCTTTACAATCACACTCATCTTAAATGTCACACGGCTGTGCATGATGAGCAGCCATCTTCGCAAGACTGAGAAGGCCATCAATGAGTTCTTTAGAACTGAAGGGGCTGAGAAACTTCAGAAGGCTTTTGAGATTGCAAAACGCATCCCCATCATTACCTCGGCCAAAACTCTGGAGCTCGCCAAAGTCACACAATTTAAGACCATGGAATTCGCTCGTTATATTGAAGAACTGGCAAGAAGTGTCCCTCTTCCACCTCTCATTCTAAACTGTCGAGCCTTTGTTGAGGAGATGTTTGAGGCTGTGCGAGTGGATGACCCTGATGACCTGGGCGAAAGAATTAAAGAGAGACCTGCCTTGAATGCTCAGGGTGGCATCTATGTCATTAACCCAGAGATAGGACGGAGTAATTCACCAGGAGGAGATTCAGATGATGGCTCTCTGAATGAACAAGGCCAGGAGATAGCAGTTCAGGTTTCTGTTCACCTTCAGTCAGAAACCAAAAGTATTGATACAGAGTCTCAAGGCAGCAGTCATTTCAGTCCGCCTGATGATATAGGTTCTGCAGAATCTAACTAA
- the MFAP3 gene encoding microfibril-associated glycoprotein 3 isoform X2, producing MHLGMHPYTAGGKWLVSDNFLNITNVAFDDRGLYTCFVTSPIRASYSVTLRVIFTSGDMSVYYMIVCLIAFTITLILNVTRLCMMSSHLRKTEKAINEFFRTEGAEKLQKAFEIAKRIPIITSAKTLELAKVTQFKTMEFARYIEELARSVPLPPLILNCRAFVEEMFEAVRVDDPDDLGERIKERPALNAQGGIYVINPEIGRSNSPGGDSDDGSLNEQGQEIAVQVSVHLQSETKSIDTESQGSSHFSPPDDIGSAESN from the exons ATGCATTTAGGAATGCATCCTTACACTGCAG GTGGAAAGTGGTTGGTTTCTGATAACTTCCTAAACATCACCAATGTAGCCTTTGATGACCGTGGGCTCTATACCTGTTTCGTCACCTCTCCAATTCGTGCCTCCTACTCTGTCACCCTACGTGTTATCTTCACCTCGGGAGACATGAGTGTCTATTACATGATTGTTTGCCTGATTGCCTTTACAATCACACTCATCTTAAATGTCACACGGCTGTGCATGATGAGCAGCCATCTTCGCAAGACTGAGAAGGCCATCAATGAGTTCTTTAGAACTGAAGGGGCTGAGAAACTTCAGAAGGCTTTTGAGATTGCAAAACGCATCCCCATCATTACCTCGGCCAAAACTCTGGAGCTCGCCAAAGTCACACAATTTAAGACCATGGAATTCGCTCGTTATATTGAAGAACTGGCAAGAAGTGTCCCTCTTCCACCTCTCATTCTAAACTGTCGAGCCTTTGTTGAGGAGATGTTTGAGGCTGTGCGAGTGGATGACCCTGATGACCTGGGCGAAAGAATTAAAGAGAGACCTGCCTTGAATGCTCAGGGTGGCATCTATGTCATTAACCCAGAGATAGGACGGAGTAATTCACCAGGAGGAGATTCAGATGATGGCTCTCTGAATGAACAAGGCCAGGAGATAGCAGTTCAGGTTTCTGTTCACCTTCAGTCAGAAACCAAAAGTATTGATACAGAGTCTCAAGGCAGCAGTCATTTCAGTCCGCCTGATGATATAGGTTCTGCAGAATCTAACTAA